Proteins encoded in a region of the Rhodococcus sp. SBT000017 genome:
- the uvrB gene encoding excinuclease ABC subunit UvrB — protein sequence MAFASEHPVVAHSEHRPVGAIERTGPAFEVVSEHTPAGDQPTAIAELERRIKADEKDIVLLGATGTGKSATTAWLIEKLQRPTLVMAPNKTLAAQLANELRDMLPNNAVEYFVSYYDYYQPEAYIAQTDTYIEKDSSINDDVERLRHSATASLLSRRDVVVVASVSCIYGLGTPQSYVDRSIELEVNVEVQRDALLRLLVDVQYTRNDMAFTRGSFRVRGDTVEIIPSYEELAIRIEFFGDEIEALYYLHPLTGDIVRQVDSVRIFPATHYVAGPERMERAVKDIEAELEGRLAELEGKGKLLEAQRLRMRTQYDLEMIKQVGFCSGIENYSRHIDGRGAGTAPATLIDYFPEDFLLVIDESHVTVPQIGAMYEGDMSRKRNLVDFGFRLPSATDNRPLTWEEFTQRIGQTVYLSATPGKYELGQTGGEFVEQVIRPTGLVDPKVVIKPTKGQIDDLVHQIRERAEKDERVLVTTLTKKMSEDLTDYLLELGIRVRYLHSDIDTLRRVELLRQLRLGEYDVLVGINLLREGLDLPEVSLVAILDADKEGFLRSGTSLIQTIGRAARNVSGEVHMYADKMTDSMTYAIEETERRREKQIAYNKERGVDPQPLRKRIADILDQVYQEAEDTDSVVEVGGSGRNASRGRRAQGEAGRSVSTGVYEGQDVSSMPRAELADLIKNMTDQMMNAARELKFELAGRLRDEIQDLKKELRGMDAAGLK from the coding sequence ATGGCGTTTGCATCCGAACATCCCGTTGTCGCGCACTCCGAACACCGTCCGGTGGGCGCAATCGAGCGCACCGGACCGGCGTTCGAGGTCGTCAGCGAACACACACCGGCAGGCGATCAGCCGACCGCCATCGCCGAGCTCGAACGCCGGATCAAGGCGGACGAGAAGGACATCGTGTTGCTCGGTGCCACCGGTACCGGCAAATCGGCCACCACCGCCTGGCTCATCGAGAAGCTGCAGCGCCCAACCCTGGTGATGGCACCGAACAAGACGTTGGCGGCGCAGTTGGCGAACGAGCTGCGAGACATGTTGCCCAACAACGCAGTCGAGTACTTCGTCTCGTACTACGACTACTACCAGCCCGAGGCGTACATCGCGCAGACCGATACCTACATCGAGAAGGACTCGTCGATCAACGACGATGTCGAGCGGCTGCGGCACTCGGCGACGGCATCCCTGCTCTCGCGCCGCGACGTGGTCGTGGTGGCGTCGGTGTCGTGCATCTACGGTCTCGGTACCCCGCAGTCGTACGTCGATCGGTCGATCGAGCTGGAGGTCAACGTCGAAGTGCAGCGTGACGCGCTGCTCCGGCTGCTGGTGGACGTGCAGTACACCCGCAACGACATGGCCTTCACCCGCGGATCGTTCCGGGTTCGCGGTGACACCGTCGAGATCATTCCGTCCTACGAAGAACTGGCGATTCGCATCGAGTTCTTCGGCGATGAGATCGAAGCGCTGTACTACCTCCATCCGCTCACCGGCGACATCGTTCGGCAGGTCGATTCGGTGCGCATCTTCCCGGCCACGCACTACGTTGCCGGTCCTGAGCGGATGGAACGAGCCGTCAAGGACATCGAAGCCGAACTCGAAGGTCGGCTCGCCGAGCTGGAGGGCAAAGGGAAGCTGCTCGAGGCTCAGCGGCTCCGGATGCGGACGCAATACGACCTGGAGATGATCAAGCAGGTCGGGTTCTGCTCGGGTATCGAGAACTACTCGCGGCACATCGACGGCCGTGGTGCAGGCACTGCGCCCGCTACGTTGATCGATTACTTTCCCGAGGACTTTCTGCTCGTCATCGACGAGTCTCACGTGACGGTGCCTCAGATCGGAGCCATGTACGAGGGCGACATGTCGCGCAAGCGCAACCTCGTCGACTTCGGGTTCCGCTTGCCGTCCGCGACGGACAACCGGCCGTTGACGTGGGAGGAGTTCACCCAACGGATCGGTCAGACGGTCTACCTCTCGGCTACTCCGGGCAAGTACGAGCTGGGCCAGACCGGGGGAGAGTTCGTCGAGCAGGTGATCCGTCCGACCGGGCTCGTCGACCCCAAGGTCGTCATCAAGCCGACCAAGGGCCAGATCGACGACCTGGTCCATCAGATCCGAGAACGCGCGGAGAAGGACGAGCGTGTGCTCGTGACCACGCTGACCAAGAAGATGTCGGAGGATCTGACCGACTACCTGCTCGAACTGGGCATCCGTGTCCGCTACCTGCACTCGGACATCGACACCCTGCGCCGCGTCGAACTGCTCCGGCAACTCCGGCTGGGCGAGTACGACGTGCTGGTGGGCATCAACCTGCTCCGTGAGGGTCTCGACCTGCCGGAGGTCTCGTTGGTGGCGATTCTCGACGCCGACAAGGAAGGCTTCCTCCGCAGCGGTACCAGCCTCATCCAGACCATCGGCCGTGCCGCGCGAAACGTCTCCGGTGAGGTGCACATGTACGCCGACAAGATGACCGATTCGATGACCTACGCGATCGAGGAAACCGAGCGTCGGCGCGAGAAGCAGATCGCGTACAACAAGGAGCGAGGCGTCGATCCGCAGCCGCTGCGCAAGAGGATCGCCGACATCCTCGACCAGGTGTACCAGGAGGCCGAGGACACCGATTCCGTCGTCGAAGTCGGGGGGTCCGGTCGTAACGCCAGCCGTGGACGGCGAGCGCAGGGCGAGGCGGGCAGGTCGGTCAGCACCGGTGTGTACGAGGGCCAGGACGTGTCGTCGATGCCGCGAGCCGAGCTGGCCGATCTGATCAAGAACATGACCGATCAGATGATGAACGCGGCACGCGAGCTCAAGTTCGAGCTCGCCGGCCGACTACGCGACGAGATCCAGGATCTGAAGAAGGAACTGCGCGGGATGGACGCGGCCGGGCTCAAATAG
- a CDS encoding ABC transporter permease, which yields MSTTHADGRAAGYTGGSTLPFRTELRRQLGRRRTQLAIGFLALLPVILAIAFTVGSSSADSDADGLIELGTRGGMNFTVFALFMSVGFLLIVVVALFFGDSVASEASWSSLRYLLAIPVPRSRLLTQKALVSATLSSAAILVLVGVSLLIGTVMYGAESLITPLGEGLPYGTSLLRLLIAVAYIGINLLWVAGLAMLLSVLTDAPLGAVGGAVMTSILMQILDQITALGSLRNYLPGHYANSWIDAFGTSIDWNDMVVGSFSAITYAALFGLIAWRRFGTKDITS from the coding sequence ATGAGCACCACACACGCAGACGGGCGCGCTGCCGGATACACCGGCGGCAGCACCTTGCCGTTCCGTACCGAGTTGCGCAGGCAACTGGGACGTCGCCGCACTCAGCTGGCCATCGGCTTCCTGGCCCTGCTCCCGGTGATCCTGGCCATCGCCTTCACCGTCGGCAGCTCGAGTGCGGACTCCGATGCCGATGGGCTCATCGAGCTCGGCACACGCGGAGGCATGAACTTCACGGTCTTCGCTCTGTTCATGTCCGTGGGATTTCTGCTGATCGTGGTGGTGGCCCTGTTCTTCGGCGACTCGGTGGCAAGCGAAGCCTCGTGGTCGAGTCTGCGATACTTGCTGGCCATTCCCGTGCCCCGGAGTCGCCTGCTGACGCAGAAAGCACTGGTGTCTGCGACGCTGTCCAGTGCTGCGATCCTGGTGCTCGTCGGGGTGTCCCTGTTGATCGGCACAGTGATGTACGGGGCGGAGTCGCTCATCACGCCGCTGGGTGAGGGACTGCCCTACGGCACCTCGCTGCTACGGCTGCTGATCGCGGTCGCGTACATCGGCATCAACCTGCTGTGGGTCGCCGGCCTGGCGATGCTGCTGTCGGTGCTCACCGACGCCCCTCTCGGGGCCGTCGGCGGCGCGGTGATGACGTCGATTCTGATGCAGATTCTGGATCAGATCACGGCGCTGGGATCGCTGCGCAACTACCTGCCCGGGCACTACGCCAATTCGTGGATCGACGCATTCGGCACGAGCATCGACTGGAACGACATGGTGGTCGGCTCGTTCTCGGCCATCACGTACGCGGCACTGTTCGGGCTGATCGCGTGGCGACGTTTCGGCACCAAGGACATCACCAGCTGA
- a CDS encoding SCO6745 family protein — MDATTAGRTSRALELIHSMTYFLPETQDALVAAGLPPRACYFAGRAAPLGRVGAGVVTATFYNFNRELVAPLIPAAWDIASPDEIMAIRYDTLDAAFGRLLGPEVLTSADMAEAADLASIAARGIPGDDGRPLYAAYAELDWPTAPHLVLWHALTLIREYRGDGHIAALQTAGLSGLEALITHTATGYGFEKEFARKRRGWSTEQWDAAVASLADRELLSSDGALTQDGKDLRSLVEDITNDLAVSPWAALGEDGAARLVSLATPWRESIVGQGVIPEGVFGPAIKRK; from the coding sequence ATGGACGCAACCACCGCCGGCCGCACCTCTCGCGCGCTCGAACTGATTCACTCGATGACCTATTTCCTTCCGGAGACGCAGGACGCGCTCGTCGCCGCCGGGTTGCCGCCCCGGGCCTGCTATTTCGCGGGCCGAGCAGCGCCTCTGGGGCGCGTCGGCGCAGGTGTCGTGACCGCCACGTTCTACAACTTCAACCGAGAATTGGTGGCACCGCTCATCCCGGCCGCCTGGGACATCGCGTCACCCGACGAGATCATGGCCATCCGCTATGACACTCTCGATGCCGCTTTCGGCCGACTGCTCGGCCCCGAGGTTCTGACGTCTGCGGACATGGCCGAGGCTGCCGATCTGGCATCGATCGCGGCGCGTGGAATTCCCGGTGACGACGGTCGTCCCCTGTACGCCGCGTATGCCGAGCTCGACTGGCCGACAGCTCCGCATCTCGTGCTGTGGCACGCCCTGACCCTGATTCGCGAATACCGCGGCGACGGTCACATCGCGGCGCTGCAGACGGCGGGCCTGAGCGGCTTGGAAGCGTTGATCACCCACACTGCCACCGGCTACGGCTTCGAGAAGGAATTCGCGCGCAAGCGTCGTGGATGGTCGACGGAGCAGTGGGACGCAGCGGTCGCGTCTCTGGCCGACCGAGAGCTGCTCTCGTCGGACGGTGCGCTGACTCAGGACGGCAAAGATCTCCGCTCATTGGTCGAGGACATCACCAACGACCTCGCCGTCTCGCCGTGGGCAGCCCTCGGAGAGGACGGTGCCGCTCGGCTGGTCTCGCTCGCGACACCGTGGCGCGAGTCGATCGTCGGCCAGGGCGTCATTCCCGAGGGCGTCTTCGGGCCTGCGATCAAGAGGAAGTAA
- a CDS encoding DUF402 domain-containing protein: MVAHTSAGAHTVVHAPKHETFDLVAKTNVDPKGFVRVVDEYRVEPWGLYMARPSDHAHFDYLESWLLPALGLRASVFHYLPAHARDQDYYVDIGEYTAGTTRWTSVDHYLDLSVRTGRDYDLLDVDELFDARVAQHLDTPTAELALARSITAIEGLTRHDYDLNAWLASVGMPTEWNGKPS; encoded by the coding sequence ATGGTCGCTCACACGTCAGCCGGTGCGCACACCGTCGTTCATGCCCCCAAGCACGAGACGTTCGACCTCGTCGCCAAGACGAACGTGGATCCCAAGGGGTTCGTCCGTGTCGTCGACGAATACCGCGTCGAGCCATGGGGGCTGTACATGGCCCGCCCATCTGACCATGCCCATTTCGACTACCTGGAGTCCTGGTTGTTGCCCGCCCTCGGGCTCCGGGCCTCGGTGTTCCACTACCTGCCCGCGCACGCCCGCGATCAGGACTACTACGTCGACATCGGCGAGTACACCGCCGGCACCACCCGATGGACATCCGTCGACCACTATCTCGACCTCAGTGTCCGCACCGGCCGCGACTACGACCTCTTGGACGTCGACGAGTTGTTCGACGCTCGGGTGGCGCAACACCTCGACACCCCCACGGCCGAGCTCGCGCTGGCCAGATCCATCACGGCCATCGAAGGACTGACGCGGCACGACTACGACCTGAATGCGTGGCTCGCGTCCGTCGGCATGCCGACCGAGTGGAACGGCAAACCATCCTGA
- a CDS encoding isocitrate/isopropylmalate dehydrogenase family protein, whose product MSQTDGRNATALRIGAMPGDGIGHEIVPATIRVVDAALAAIGGPAVDWVHLPLGLGAIDEHGTPMPDSTLSKLGELESWILGPHDSASYPDPFRSQLTPGGRIRKNFDLFANIRPARTLPGVRAVSPRMDLVVVRENTEGFYADRNMFVGSGEFMPTPDVALAVGVFTRAACERIAREAFSLAERRSRKLTIVHKTNVLSMTTGLFRDACRAVGEQFPHVDVTEEHVDALAAHLVRRGEDYDVIVAENMFGDILSDLTGELSGSLGTAPSINSSETQAMAQASHGSAPDIAGKNRANPTALFLSAAMLLEWLAPRHRDERLAAAAGRIRHAVDATVESGVATADLGGQASTSAFTEAVEARVHRR is encoded by the coding sequence ATGTCGCAGACGGACGGCCGGAATGCAACGGCGCTACGGATCGGGGCCATGCCCGGCGACGGGATAGGCCACGAGATCGTGCCCGCAACGATCCGGGTGGTCGACGCGGCCCTGGCAGCCATCGGTGGACCGGCAGTCGATTGGGTGCACCTGCCGCTGGGCCTAGGTGCCATCGACGAGCACGGGACGCCCATGCCCGATTCCACGCTCTCGAAGTTGGGCGAGCTCGAAAGCTGGATTCTCGGACCGCACGACAGCGCGTCCTATCCGGACCCGTTCCGGTCACAGCTGACTCCGGGCGGACGGATTCGCAAGAATTTCGATCTGTTCGCCAACATCCGGCCGGCTAGAACGCTGCCCGGCGTACGGGCGGTGTCCCCGCGGATGGATCTGGTGGTCGTGCGGGAGAACACCGAGGGGTTCTACGCCGATCGCAACATGTTCGTCGGCAGCGGGGAGTTCATGCCCACTCCCGATGTGGCACTGGCGGTCGGAGTGTTCACGCGCGCGGCCTGCGAACGCATTGCACGTGAGGCATTCTCGTTGGCCGAGCGCCGCAGCAGGAAGCTGACGATCGTGCACAAGACCAATGTGCTCTCGATGACGACGGGGCTGTTCCGCGATGCGTGCCGCGCAGTGGGAGAGCAGTTTCCGCACGTCGACGTGACCGAGGAACACGTCGACGCGCTTGCGGCGCACCTGGTTCGACGGGGCGAGGATTACGACGTCATCGTGGCCGAGAACATGTTCGGCGACATTCTGTCGGATCTGACGGGCGAGCTGTCCGGGTCGCTGGGCACCGCGCCGTCGATCAACTCCTCGGAAACGCAGGCGATGGCGCAGGCCTCGCACGGATCGGCCCCGGACATCGCAGGCAAGAACCGTGCCAATCCGACGGCGCTATTCCTGTCGGCTGCGATGCTGCTCGAGTGGCTCGCCCCGCGGCATCGGGACGAACGGTTGGCCGCGGCCGCAGGCAGGATCCGACACGCCGTCGATGCCACGGTCGAATCCGGGGTCGCGACAGCCGACCTCGGCGGGCAGGCGTCGACCAGTGCATTCACCGAGGCCGTCGAAGCCCGGGTGCACCGGCGCTGA
- the rpsA gene encoding 30S ribosomal protein S1 produces MPSTTTSPQVAVNDIGSAEDFLAAIDATIKYFNDGDIVEGTIVKVDRDEVLLDIGYKTEGVIPSRELSIKHDVDPNEVVSVGDEIEALVLTKEDKEGRLILSKKRAQYERAWGTIEELKEKDEAVKGTVIEVVKGGLILDIGLRGFLPASLVEMRRVRDLQPYVGKEIEAKIIELDKNRNNVVLSRRAWLEQTQSEVRSEFLHQLQKGQVRKGVVSSIVNFGAFVDLGGVDGLVHVSELSWKHIDHPSEVVEVGTEVTVEVLDVDLDRERVSLSLKATQEDPWRQFARTHAIGQIVPGKVTKLVPFGAFVRVEEGIEGLVHISELAERHVEVPDQVVGVGDDALVKVIDIDLERRRISLSLKQANEDYAEEFDPSKYGMADSYDEGGNYIFPEGFDSETNEWLEGYEKQREEWEGRYAEAERRHKMHTAQMEKTAKDEAAEAANTNYSSESGQAPADAEGDAPAASAPASTGGSLASDAQLAALREKLSGNA; encoded by the coding sequence ATGCCCTCAACCACAACCTCACCGCAGGTAGCCGTCAACGATATCGGCTCCGCAGAGGATTTTCTCGCCGCCATCGACGCCACGATCAAGTACTTCAACGATGGTGACATCGTCGAGGGCACCATCGTCAAGGTCGATCGTGACGAGGTTCTACTCGACATCGGTTACAAGACCGAAGGCGTCATTCCTTCCCGCGAGCTCTCCATCAAGCACGACGTCGACCCCAACGAGGTCGTCTCCGTGGGAGATGAGATCGAAGCACTCGTCCTCACCAAGGAGGACAAGGAAGGCCGTCTGATCCTGTCCAAGAAGCGAGCTCAGTACGAGCGCGCTTGGGGCACGATCGAGGAGCTCAAGGAGAAGGACGAGGCCGTCAAGGGCACCGTCATCGAGGTCGTCAAGGGTGGACTCATCCTCGATATCGGTCTTCGTGGCTTCCTCCCCGCCTCGCTCGTCGAGATGCGTCGCGTCCGCGATCTCCAGCCGTACGTCGGCAAGGAGATCGAGGCCAAGATCATCGAGCTCGACAAGAACCGCAACAACGTGGTCCTGTCGCGTCGCGCATGGCTCGAGCAGACCCAGTCCGAGGTCCGCAGCGAGTTCCTGCACCAGCTCCAGAAGGGCCAGGTCCGCAAGGGCGTCGTGTCCTCCATCGTCAACTTCGGTGCCTTCGTGGACCTGGGTGGCGTCGACGGACTCGTGCACGTCTCCGAGCTGTCCTGGAAGCACATCGATCACCCGTCCGAGGTTGTCGAGGTCGGCACCGAGGTCACCGTCGAGGTTCTCGACGTCGACCTGGACCGCGAGCGTGTTTCCCTGTCGCTCAAGGCAACTCAGGAAGATCCGTGGCGCCAGTTCGCTCGCACCCACGCGATCGGCCAGATCGTGCCCGGCAAGGTCACCAAGCTGGTTCCCTTCGGTGCATTCGTGCGCGTCGAAGAGGGCATCGAGGGCCTCGTGCACATCTCCGAGCTGGCCGAGCGCCACGTGGAGGTTCCGGACCAGGTCGTGGGTGTCGGCGACGACGCACTCGTCAAGGTCATCGACATCGATCTCGAGCGTCGCCGGATTTCGTTGAGCCTCAAGCAGGCCAACGAGGACTACGCAGAAGAGTTCGATCCGTCCAAGTACGGCATGGCCGACTCGTACGACGAGGGTGGCAACTACATCTTCCCCGAGGGCTTCGACTCCGAGACCAACGAATGGCTCGAAGGTTACGAGAAGCAGCGTGAAGAGTGGGAAGGCCGTTACGCCGAGGCAGAGCGTCGCCACAAGATGCACACCGCTCAGATGGAGAAGACGGCCAAGGACGAAGCTGCCGAAGCCGCCAACACCAACTACTCCTCCGAGTCGGGTCAGGCCCCCGCCGATGCAGAAGGCGACGCTCCCGCAGCGTCGGCTCCGGCCTCGACCGGTGGTTCGCTGGCCAGCGATGCGCAGCTCGCTGCACTTCGCGAGAAGCTGTCGGGCAACGCCTGA
- a CDS encoding class I SAM-dependent methyltransferase, producing the protein MTDLSTPSSTPGRGRIDSVASDRASRLWWDSDAESYHRTHGAFLGVSTESGEFVWCPEGLHEGDVHLLGDVADKDVLEVGCGSAPCARWLGTQGARAIGLDISMGMLQRGVDAMTAGGSTVPLVQASAESLPFADERFDIVCSAFGAVPFVADSANVMKEVARVLRPGGIWVFAVNHPMRWVFPDDPGVGGLTATIPYFDRTPYVEYDADGTPNYVEHHRTIGDRVRELVDAGLEVRDIVEPDWPEWLDREWGQWSPLRGQLFPGTAIFSSRKPL; encoded by the coding sequence GTGACCGATCTTTCCACACCGTCGTCCACTCCCGGCCGCGGCCGAATCGATTCGGTCGCGAGCGACCGCGCGAGTCGTCTCTGGTGGGATTCCGACGCCGAGAGCTACCACCGTACGCACGGCGCGTTTCTGGGAGTATCGACCGAATCCGGGGAGTTCGTCTGGTGCCCGGAGGGTCTGCACGAGGGCGACGTGCATCTGCTGGGCGATGTCGCGGACAAGGACGTCCTCGAGGTGGGCTGCGGTAGCGCACCGTGCGCCCGCTGGCTCGGGACTCAGGGTGCGCGCGCGATCGGTCTCGACATCTCGATGGGCATGTTGCAGCGCGGCGTCGATGCCATGACCGCAGGCGGGTCGACGGTTCCGCTGGTGCAGGCCAGTGCCGAGTCCTTGCCGTTCGCCGACGAACGGTTCGACATCGTCTGCTCGGCCTTCGGTGCCGTGCCGTTCGTCGCGGACTCCGCCAATGTGATGAAGGAAGTGGCGCGGGTCCTGCGGCCGGGCGGGATCTGGGTGTTCGCGGTCAACCACCCGATGCGCTGGGTGTTCCCCGACGATCCCGGGGTGGGCGGTCTGACCGCGACGATTCCGTACTTCGATCGAACCCCGTACGTCGAGTACGACGCCGACGGGACCCCCAATTACGTGGAGCACCACCGCACGATCGGTGATCGCGTGCGCGAGCTGGTCGACGCAGGTCTCGAAGTGCGCGACATCGTCGAGCCGGACTGGCCGGAGTGGCTCGACCGCGAGTGGGGTCAGTGGAGCCCACTGCGCGGGCAACTCTTTCCCGGCACCGCGATCTTCAGTAGCCGCAAACCGCTCTGA
- the coaE gene encoding dephospho-CoA kinase: protein MLRLGLTGGIGAGKSTVAKVLTELGGVLVDSDVLAREVVEPGTPGLQRLTDTFGADILAPDGSLDRPALAAKAFGDEESRKKLNAIVHPLVGARTAEIIDGAAPDAVVVQDIPLLVEGSMGPFFHLVVIVWVDAEERVRRLTGQRGMPEADARARIAAQATDDARRAAADVWIDNTGAPGSVDDDVRILWNDRLIPFERNIREGVIARVHPEQVTADPTWESQARRIISRLALACADKAVRIDHIGSTAVPGLDAKDVIDIQITVRGLDDADSVAEQLRVAGFPRREASNFDHPKPAYGIGGEADPAVWSKRFHGSADPGRPANVHIRVDGWPNQTFALLFRDWLRADDSITTEYSGIKRRASEAAAGITDFQSAIEAYENAKAPWFDVAYRRAWQWAEETNWTA, encoded by the coding sequence ATGCTGAGACTGGGACTGACCGGTGGAATAGGTGCCGGAAAATCGACCGTTGCGAAGGTGCTGACCGAACTCGGGGGAGTGCTCGTCGACTCCGATGTACTGGCCCGTGAAGTCGTGGAGCCGGGAACACCTGGGCTGCAACGACTGACGGATACCTTCGGAGCCGACATTCTCGCACCCGATGGCTCGCTCGACCGTCCCGCATTGGCGGCCAAGGCATTCGGCGACGAGGAATCCCGCAAGAAGCTCAACGCCATCGTTCATCCGTTGGTCGGTGCGCGTACCGCCGAGATCATCGACGGAGCAGCGCCGGATGCCGTAGTGGTGCAGGACATTCCGCTCCTCGTCGAGGGATCGATGGGCCCGTTCTTCCACCTGGTGGTCATCGTGTGGGTCGACGCCGAGGAACGGGTGCGTCGTCTGACGGGACAGCGCGGCATGCCCGAGGCCGATGCTCGCGCGCGGATCGCAGCGCAGGCAACCGATGATGCGCGCCGAGCCGCGGCAGACGTGTGGATCGACAACACCGGCGCACCGGGCAGCGTCGACGACGACGTCCGAATCCTGTGGAACGACCGTCTGATTCCCTTCGAGCGCAACATCAGGGAGGGTGTCATCGCACGTGTTCATCCGGAACAGGTGACGGCCGACCCCACGTGGGAATCCCAGGCCCGACGCATCATCTCGCGCCTGGCCCTTGCCTGCGCCGACAAAGCGGTCCGAATCGACCACATCGGCTCCACCGCAGTGCCCGGCCTCGACGCCAAGGATGTCATCGACATCCAGATCACCGTCCGGGGGCTCGACGACGCCGATTCCGTCGCCGAACAGCTGCGCGTGGCAGGGTTCCCTCGGCGAGAGGCCAGCAACTTCGACCATCCGAAGCCTGCATACGGGATCGGCGGCGAAGCCGATCCGGCCGTGTGGTCCAAGCGGTTTCACGGCAGCGCGGACCCCGGCCGGCCTGCGAACGTACACATCCGGGTGGACGGCTGGCCGAATCAGACGTTCGCCCTGCTGTTTCGTGACTGGCTGCGGGCCGACGACAGCATCACCACCGAATATTCCGGAATCAAGCGACGGGCGTCCGAGGCCGCTGCCGGAATCACCGACTTCCAATCGGCGATCGAGGCCTACGAGAACGCCAAGGCCCCGTGGTTCGATGTGGCATACCGTCGGGCATGGCAGTGGGCGGAGGAAACGAACTGGACCGCGTGA